The Lepeophtheirus salmonis chromosome 3, UVic_Lsal_1.4, whole genome shotgun sequence genomic interval CACACGTCGTAATAAGAATCCCtgatcatttaaagaaaaactcaaGTGAATTTCACCTCCAATTGAGTTTCTTATATGTGTTAACattaatagattaaataaactaattcaattattataccTAGAAAACTGGGTAGTAATCACCTCCACAAACAAATTTGAACAGAGgttatatttttgcctctggttgtttattagttttttgtctcttggtcaccaggattacagttaaagttacggatcgattttgatgTAACTTAGTACGAAGAacatatatggtcacagtaagagggcattcaattttgagaggttaagtcAGCACAAAACGttagaaatatataatggaCCATAACAACATATTAAGGTACAGAGCACAAATTGGGGTccttatgtaggtttaataaaaatgcttcATATAGTAAAAAGGACCATTGCGCTATACCGAGTGCTCATTTTAGTTAGTAATTGATTTACCAAGATCATTGATGGAcgtaataatcattatatatacGCAACAGGAGTGCAAATAGGAGTTAAAACTGTAGAAGGGAAATTTTGGTAAGAGTGCCGTaggattatttataatgaattaaacaGAACTATGATAACAGTAACGGTGTGatttttaaagtactttaaatctcaatttgttttaggtatatttaatattttgcgTATGTTTAGGTAAATACTGGAACTATATTTCAGGTAGAGTTCAAAATGAATTCCTATACGAAGTTCATGCATCTATCCTAATTGAAatggaattctttttttatatgcacgtttcttttcatttttataatttagtaaaggcttattttattattaataaatcaaaatattgagaaaaataattatatttatgtaatttttacgtATAATACGCAAAAAAGGAACattacaattgcaatttcttagCTAATTTTGATAAGAGTAAACAACAAATACTTATCAATAAAATCGCAttgcaatatttataaactattactaggaaataaaattattttgagggagaaaaaaatattttttgttttcttagatTTTATACTCAATTTCCGTTGACATATAATTTAGaacagatatttcatttttcaattaccACATAATTTGACAGGGTTTTATCTATTCTATCCaacgaaagaaaaatatattaatatagactCCAATAGCCGTCTTAAGCCTCttggtaatatatataaaggaccataaatgtatttaactGAAAGGGGGACGAATGGGAGTTATAGAAAATTTGGAGTTGTCTTCCCGTTTCCAATACCAGCTGTGATCATGATTCGCACAATGGATCAAATAAACTGCTCCAGAACGGAAAAATAATCAGAAGATTATCTTCTCATTATATCATCTTTAGATGATATAATAAACATTGGTAATTACATTAACAGTAACTATCACTTCAAATAATTACTATGAATGTATACTACTTCAGATCTTGCTTCTTTAAGATGATGATTGGCGATGTATTCATGTACCAGGTacacttataatatatacatgcaTAATGTCCGATTGAACTTTTATTCAAgggtttctttaaaaaattacgttttattacttttaagtcACGAAATTTACACTCAGAAGTGATTGTTTAAAAACTTAAAGCTCAAATAGACAGGTCTTATTAGCTTCACAAATTGATATAACTCCCATTACatgattttacaaattattcacGAAGGATTCCATCTTTATATAgagttgaatgaaaaaaatcgcAACAAAACGTGTAATAAtggtgcaaaaatatttatgctcCAATTAGATATGATTTGAAGGGTATAAAAACGATTAGCTTCAGCTACTAGGACTTGTagttaattaagaataattaatacagACTGTATAATAGATAAAggttgaaatacaaaaaaaagtcaatgaaCTCTGATAACTTTACAAAATGCATGGCCAGTAACAACACAATTGAGTCTCCAATGTACAAAAAAGAGCAAGGTCTCCCGCTGCAAAAATCTTGCCttgcattttttcttatttcaactTTCTTCTTATTAAgatcaatcatttttaaataaaagagagCTGCAGATTCACTTGCAATAACACAATGTGAAGCTAGGAATGGCGGCCCCGTCTCGTATTCATTGTCCCACGACCTCCTTGCacttctctttctttttcattctaAGCGCCGATATGACcccatttctaaaataaaaaaaaacaacacaacgAAGCCCTTCCTACGAAAAGTGCATTTGACAGACTTAGCCCGATACCGGCGTGGGAAGAAAAAAGGCTTGCACTTTTaacaatgaaattaatatagaaCACATAACATGAGGCATTATTAAATGCACTTGAAACTGCCTAGACAGCCTTCCTCAACAGAGGGCTCTGATGATATCAATGTTATTCTATATACTCTACGACGCGCACAATCTCAGACTCAGACAAAGCGTGGCGGTAAATGAACGAGCCTTTCCTCTTCATAATTAAGGaatcaatgtaaatttttgtctcAAAGCTGTTACGATGTGAATAATGAATTTGATTGGCTAGGAGTATGAGTATTAAACGAATAAGAGTATAGTCCTTGGGACTTGGATTTGGGcgccattttgaaaaatgtatgtagGCCTGCATTTGAAGGAAaagaagagaagagaagagaagagaagagaaaaggagaaaaagagaagagaagagCTACTACAACTACTACTGAAGTTCGTTAGGAATGAGGATAATGAGaagagaaaatacaaaataactaataagagAGAAAGTAAAGCAAAGGCAGCGAACTAACTAAAGTAAAGTAAGTAAGTACTAAGTAGAGAAGAGTGAAAACTGAAAAGAGACTCAACGGCATTTCTGGTCCTTGTTGTTATTGTCGTTGTCGCCGTTTTCGTGTTCCTCTGATCTGAAGTTTGAATTGAGTCTTTTCTAGAAACGAAGCACAATCTCTTTCATCCTTCCTAGCCTTAGTTTTAAATTGATCAGCAAGAAGAAACTGAAGGTGAGCCGAACTCCTCCCTCCCTCCCTCACTCCCTCACTCCTCACTCGCTGAGTCTGACAACTCCAATCATCTAATGCtaattacttttctttattattgacTAACTTATGACTCTAATGGAATACTAAAGGtgaaatgtattttgttattttgtagatGGGGTCCACAGAGCGTCTCTGTCTTCGCTGGAATGACTTCGAGTCCAATATCAAACATGGTTTTTCCGAGTTACGTGAAGAGGAAGAGTTTTTCGATGTGACTTTGGCTTGTGGGTCCAAGCAGATAAAGGCACATAAAGTGATACTAAGTGCTTGCTCCCCTTTCTTTCGATCCATCATCAAGTCAGTACCTCATCAGCATCCTCTGCTCTATCTGCGGGGCATCAAGTTCAATCATCTGGAGTCACTGCTCTGTTTTATGTACAATGGAGAGGTCAATGTCACACAGGAGGAGCTCAACAATTTTCTGGCAGTTGCTGAAGAGCTCAAAATCAAGGGACTCACCCAAAATCAATCATCCCACTCTCCACCCTCCATGAATGAAGGGTCGCACCCACCTCCAAGTAAAAGACCTCGCATTGTCAATAAAGTGACGTCCTCTCCCGGGCCCATTGTGTCAGGAGTACCTCCCTTGTCTTCGGTCCAATCTTCTGTGGGAACGCCAGGAGGAGGAAGTAGTACGCCACGCCCCCGTGTTCCACCTCCTTCTCAACGTCCTCCTCCTCTTCCTCAGCCATCTAATGTCG includes:
- the LOC121114494 gene encoding uncharacterized protein isoform X6; its protein translation is MGSTERLCLRWNDFESNIKHGFSELREEEEFFDVTLACGSKQIKAHKVILSACSPFFRSIIKSVPHQHPLLYLRGIKFNHLESLLCFMYNGEVNVTQEELNNFLAVAEELKIKGLTQNQSSHSPPSMNEGSHPPPSKRPRIVNKVTSSPGPIVSGVPPLSSVQSSVGTPGGGSSTPRPRVPPPSQRPPPLPQPSNVVEDDDEIEDITPVKAEPKDTTGNTMVVTPDVSLGPDDLGDDAYTHEDENYEEYAQYGSESGEMSYNEGGSLMDPGLAAVPGPSGAPTAADGNKDLTANLDREIESLIEQRGNQVFCTKCGYYTKYRSHLRRHIEARHFLTSGFPCHICGFVSKTRYSLKEHVRANHKVKIIYNSSASSSLT
- the LOC121114494 gene encoding uncharacterized protein isoform X4; amino-acid sequence: MGSTERLCLRWNDFESNIKHGFSELREEEEFFDVTLACGSKQIKAHKVILSACSPFFRSIIKSVPHQHPLLYLRGIKFNHLESLLCFMYNGEVNVTQEELNNFLAVAEELKIKGLTQNQSSHSPPSMNEGSHPPPSKRPRIVNKVTSSPGPIVSGVPPLSSVQSSVGTPGGGSSTPRPRVPPPSQRPPPLPQPSNVVEDDDEIEDITPVKAEPKDTTGNTMVVTPDVSLGPDDLGDDAYTHEDENYEEYAQYGSESGEMSYNEGGSLMDPGLAAVPGPSGAPTAADGNKDLFMDFEYYRQNKVTSTVSGVLCLICGNVIRQRGNLRRHFSDRHSADGKIYKCPECQTTYKSKNSFQSHVSQYHKLWKKMDVEKCSVYPS
- the LOC121114494 gene encoding uncharacterized protein isoform X1, which produces MGSTERLCLRWNDFESNIKHGFSELREEEEFFDVTLACGSKQIKAHKVILSACSPFFRSIIKSVPHQHPLLYLRGIKFNHLESLLCFMYNGEVNVTQEELNNFLAVAEELKIKGLTQNQSSHSPPSMNEGSHPPPSKRPRIVNKVTSSPGPIVSGVPPLSSVQSSVGTPGGGSSTPRPRVPPPSQRPPPLPQPSNVVEDDDEIEDITPVKAEPKDTTGNTMVVTPDVSLGPDDLGDDAYTHEDENYEEYAQYGSESGEMSYNEGGSLMDPGLAAVPGPSGAPTAADGNKGAGAIIALDSAINRLIIRSASGFTCKKCGKQSAQRTCLRNHIEAKHIQTDGFRCPVCTRVFKTRNSLSVHTSTKHTNATPYISGTREMEQSDTPIKQESYEM
- the LOC121114494 gene encoding uncharacterized protein isoform X2; the encoded protein is MGSTERLCLRWNDFESNIKHGFSELREEEEFFDVTLACGSKQIKAHKVILSACSPFFRSIIKSVPHQHPLLYLRGIKFNHLESLLCFMYNGEVNVTQEELNNFLAVAEELKIKGLTQNQSSHSPPSMNEGSHPPPSKRPRIVNKVTSSPGPIVSGVPPLSSVQSSVGTPGGGSSTPRPRVPPPSQRPPPLPQPSNVVEDDDEIEDITPVKAEPKDTTGNTMVVTPDVSLGPDDLGDDAYTHEDENYEEYAQYGSESGEMSYNEGGSLMDPGLAAVPGPSGAPTAADGNKGGIFSIEDLDREILNLTVHIGQSQYSCLECGHFSHQSSDLRKHIESRHLHFEMNCPICPQISYTRHQWQRHMRTNHPHKYKDFLKNNKLSTWLPIRHR
- the LOC121114494 gene encoding uncharacterized protein isoform X9; its protein translation is MGSTERLCLRWNDFESNIKHGFSELREEEEFFDVTLACGSKQIKAHKVILSACSPFFRSIIKSVPHQHPLLYLRGIKFNHLESLLCFMYNGEVNVTQEELNNFLAVAEELKIKGLTQNQSSHSPPSMNEGSHPPPSKRPRIVNKVTSSPGPIVSGVPPLSSVQSSVGTPGGGSSTPRPRVPPPSQRPPPLPQPSNVVEDDDEIEDITPVKAEPKDTTGNTMVVTPDVSLGPDDLGDDAYTHEDENYEEYAQYGSESGEMSYNEGGSLMDPGLAAVPGPSGAPTAADGNKGCPTIALYLIGFGVLFQKDLKFWI
- the LOC121114494 gene encoding uncharacterized protein isoform X5; the encoded protein is MGSTERLCLRWNDFESNIKHGFSELREEEEFFDVTLACGSKQIKAHKVILSACSPFFRSIIKSVPHQHPLLYLRGIKFNHLESLLCFMYNGEVNVTQEELNNFLAVAEELKIKGLTQNQSSHSPPSMNEGSHPPPSKRPRIVNKVTSSPGPIVSGVPPLSSVQSSVGTPGGGSSTPRPRVPPPSQRPPPLPQPSNVVEDDDEIEDITPVKAEPKDTTGNTMVVTPDVSLGPDDLGDDAYTHEDENYEEYAQYGSESGEMSYNEGGSLMDPGLAAVPGPSGAPTAADGNKESFQNLLDLYIRLVVDDDKDINRRREYECVICGKRLGVQVTNARNHVEAKHISSEGHSCDFCGKIYKTKNTLASHVSIKHRHRSGSTYA
- the LOC121114494 gene encoding uncharacterized protein isoform X7; the encoded protein is MGSTERLCLRWNDFESNIKHGFSELREEEEFFDVTLACGSKQIKAHKVILSACSPFFRSIIKSVPHQHPLLYLRGIKFNHLESLLCFMYNGEVNVTQEELNNFLAVAEELKIKGLTQNQSSHSPPSMNEGSHPPPSKRPRIVNKVTSSPGPIVSGVPPLSSVQSSVGTPGGGSSTPRPRVPPPSQRPPPLPQPSNVVEDDDEIEDITPVKAEPKDTTGNTMVVTPDVSLGPDDLGDDAYTHEDENYEEYAQYGSESGEMSYNEGGSLMDPGLAAVPGPSGAPTAADGNKGLLEELEREIDTYVMDDTPGISSCRKCGYSTTVRSRLRRHIEARHVTTRGFICDFCGFVSKTRHSLREHIRHRHSKSKCLN
- the LOC121114494 gene encoding uncharacterized protein isoform X8, with product MGSTERLCLRWNDFESNIKHGFSELREEEEFFDVTLACGSKQIKAHKVILSACSPFFRSIIKSVPHQHPLLYLRGIKFNHLESLLCFMYNGEVNVTQEELNNFLAVAEELKIKGLTQNQSSHSPPSMNEGSHPPPSKRPRIVNKVTSSPGPIVSGVPPLSSVQSSVGTPGGGSSTPRPRVPPPSQRPPPLPQPSNVVEDDDEIEDITPVKAEPKDTTGNTMVVTPDVSLGPDDLGDDAYTHEDENYEEYAQYGSESGEMSYNEGGSLMDPGLAAVPGPSGAPTAADGNKGNPEDLDRLIDLFITRKGSKFQCTKCEQILVVILKPNTS
- the LOC121114494 gene encoding uncharacterized protein isoform X3 encodes the protein MGSTERLCLRWNDFESNIKHGFSELREEEEFFDVTLACGSKQIKAHKVILSACSPFFRSIIKSVPHQHPLLYLRGIKFNHLESLLCFMYNGEVNVTQEELNNFLAVAEELKIKGLTQNQSSHSPPSMNEGSHPPPSKRPRIVNKVTSSPGPIVSGVPPLSSVQSSVGTPGGGSSTPRPRVPPPSQRPPPLPQPSNVVEDDDEIEDITPVKAEPKDTTGNTMVVTPDVSLGPDDLGDDAYTHEDENYEEYAQYGSESGEMSYNEGGSLMDPGLAAVPGPSGAPTAADGNKGMVVFDALDEQLIRVIRKVGSKYRCTKCGKESLYKNNLKHHVEAKHFVTDGFSCRECNALFKTRDSLRKHFSSKHKNVPIYFSTSTHNIL